A window from Tautonia rosea encodes these proteins:
- the rpsO gene encoding 30S ribosomal protein S15: MAITKEKKQEIIDAFRREEHDTGSPEVQIALLTARINDLTDHFRTHKKDHASRRGLLMLVSKRSSLLKYLRQTDRKSYLEVIGRLGLRK; the protein is encoded by the coding sequence ATGGCGATCACCAAAGAGAAGAAGCAGGAGATCATCGACGCGTTCAGGCGCGAGGAACATGATACGGGGTCGCCCGAGGTGCAAATTGCGCTGCTGACGGCCCGCATCAACGACTTGACCGACCACTTCAGAACCCACAAGAAAGATCACGCCAGCCGCCGAGGGCTGCTGATGCTGGTCTCCAAGCGATCGAGCCTGTTGAAGTATCTGCGACAGACCGACCGCAAGAGCTACCTCGAAGTGATCGGCCGGCTCGGCCTCCGCAAGTAA
- the pnp gene encoding polyribonucleotide nucleotidyltransferase, producing the protein MSTSGSSAPVNPVKKLVVVERTIGGKTISIETGRLAKQATGAVVVRLGDTMTLVATVVAPGREGLDFFPMMVDYREKVYAAGKFPGGFIKREGRPTTKEILTSRLTDRPIRPLFPSDYRMEVQIQASPISADRINDPDILTLIGASTTLCICPDVPFLGPLGTIRLGRIDGELIPFPTAEEMTRSDLDLIVASTREKVTMIEGFGKELPEAEMLDAILEAHKLNQELIDLQLELREKLGMPPMEHPEPQPDALVEDLHRRYSADLREARLIKLKQDRNNAVKALQERVVAELCPEVPEGQEPTSPTPLEVKTAFYSLQERVAREMILDGYRSDGRGPKDLRMISCEVSVLPCAHGSAIFQRGETQALVTTVLGTGADEQRVDGIMEEYSKKFYLDYNMPHFAVGEVRPIRGPGRREIGHGMLAERSVAPILPDPQRFPYTIRVISDILESNGSSSMASVCGATLSLMDAGVPITDPVGGISIGLVEDPKTGRYILLTDIIGDEDHFGDMDFKVAGTQHGITGIQLDVKNIGLSEQIIRDTLDQAREARVEILRSMLRAIKRPRDQISMNAPRLIQIQIDPQKIGMLIGPGGKTIRRLQEETGTKIDIEDTGIVTIASASAVGAEECRDRIEGMTAGVQLGKIYEGRVMSVKDFGAFVELLPGQDGMVHISELTDGYINSVADVCRVGDTMLVKVIAIDEQDRVKLSRRQALAERGIEDDVESKPRPAGGEGDRGPRGGGDRGPGGPRGDRDRDRGPGGRGPGGPPPRDRDRDRR; encoded by the coding sequence ATGTCCACGTCTGGTTCTTCCGCTCCCGTGAATCCCGTCAAGAAGCTTGTCGTTGTCGAACGCACCATCGGCGGCAAGACAATTTCCATCGAGACCGGTCGCCTTGCCAAGCAAGCCACCGGTGCCGTGGTGGTCCGCCTCGGCGACACCATGACCCTCGTCGCCACCGTCGTCGCCCCCGGTCGAGAAGGGCTCGACTTTTTCCCGATGATGGTCGACTACCGCGAAAAAGTTTACGCCGCCGGCAAGTTCCCCGGTGGCTTCATCAAGCGCGAAGGTCGCCCGACGACCAAGGAAATCCTCACCTCGCGCCTCACCGATCGCCCCATCCGGCCGCTCTTCCCGAGCGATTACCGCATGGAGGTCCAGATCCAGGCCAGCCCCATCTCGGCCGACCGGATCAACGACCCCGATATCCTCACCCTCATCGGCGCGTCGACGACCCTCTGCATCTGCCCCGACGTCCCCTTCCTCGGCCCGCTCGGCACCATCCGGCTCGGTCGGATCGACGGCGAGTTGATCCCCTTCCCGACCGCCGAGGAAATGACCCGCAGCGATCTCGACCTCATCGTCGCCAGCACCCGCGAGAAGGTCACCATGATCGAGGGCTTCGGCAAGGAATTGCCCGAGGCCGAGATGCTCGACGCCATCCTCGAAGCCCACAAGCTCAATCAGGAACTCATTGACCTGCAGCTTGAGCTGCGCGAGAAGCTCGGTATGCCCCCGATGGAGCATCCCGAGCCCCAGCCCGATGCTCTCGTCGAGGACCTGCACCGCCGCTATTCGGCCGACCTCCGCGAGGCCCGGCTCATCAAGCTCAAGCAGGATCGCAACAACGCCGTCAAGGCGCTTCAAGAGCGGGTCGTCGCCGAACTCTGTCCTGAAGTCCCCGAAGGTCAGGAGCCCACGAGTCCGACTCCCCTTGAAGTCAAAACCGCATTCTACTCCCTCCAGGAACGGGTGGCCCGCGAGATGATTCTCGACGGCTACCGCTCCGACGGCCGAGGACCCAAAGACCTCCGCATGATCTCCTGCGAGGTCAGCGTCCTCCCCTGTGCCCACGGCTCCGCCATCTTCCAGCGCGGTGAAACCCAGGCCCTTGTCACCACCGTCCTCGGCACCGGGGCCGACGAGCAGCGCGTCGACGGCATCATGGAGGAGTACTCCAAAAAGTTCTACCTCGACTACAACATGCCTCACTTCGCCGTCGGCGAGGTTCGGCCGATTCGAGGTCCCGGCCGTCGTGAGATCGGTCACGGCATGCTCGCCGAGCGCTCTGTCGCTCCCATTCTGCCCGACCCCCAGCGCTTCCCGTACACCATCCGGGTCATCTCCGACATTCTCGAATCCAATGGCTCCAGCTCGATGGCTTCGGTCTGCGGCGCTACCCTCAGCCTGATGGACGCCGGTGTCCCCATCACCGACCCCGTCGGAGGCATCTCGATCGGCCTCGTCGAGGACCCGAAGACCGGCCGCTACATCCTCCTCACCGACATCATCGGCGATGAGGACCACTTCGGAGACATGGACTTCAAGGTCGCCGGCACCCAGCACGGTATCACCGGCATCCAGCTCGATGTCAAGAACATCGGCCTCTCGGAACAGATCATCCGAGACACCCTCGATCAGGCCCGCGAGGCCCGCGTCGAGATCCTTCGCTCGATGCTCCGCGCCATCAAGCGGCCCCGCGATCAGATCTCGATGAACGCCCCCCGGCTCATCCAGATCCAGATCGATCCGCAGAAGATCGGCATGCTCATCGGACCCGGTGGCAAGACGATCCGACGGCTCCAGGAGGAGACCGGCACGAAGATCGATATCGAAGACACCGGGATCGTCACCATCGCGAGCGCCTCGGCCGTCGGCGCCGAGGAATGCCGCGACCGCATCGAGGGGATGACTGCCGGCGTCCAGCTCGGCAAGATCTACGAGGGCCGCGTCATGTCCGTCAAGGACTTCGGCGCCTTCGTCGAACTCCTGCCCGGCCAGGACGGCATGGTCCACATCTCCGAGTTGACCGACGGCTACATCAACAGTGTGGCCGACGTTTGCCGGGTCGGCGACACCATGCTCGTGAAGGTCATCGCCATCGACGAGCAAGACCGCGTCAAACTCTCCCGACGCCAGGCCCTGGCCGAACGTGGGATCGAAGATGATGTCGAATCCAAGCCCCGGCCCGCCGGTGGCGAGGGCGACCGCGGACCCCGAGGCGGCGGCGACCGCGGCCCCGGTGGCCCTCGAGGCGACCGCGACCGCGACCGAGGTCCCGGTGGCCGAGGTCCCGGTGGACCTCCTCCCCGAGATCGCGATCGAGACCGTCGCTGA
- a CDS encoding two-component system sensor histidine kinase NtrB, with product MARSPAAPASPATDHSLADTHGRDPEPAPPLPPELARRLRDQYAEIAQFAGGLAHEIRNPLSTMRLTLDLLAEDFRDPQTDRERRALQKIERVRKESHRLENLLEDFLRVVRLSDLDLVPGDLNAVLEDVRDFCEPQSLAQGIVTRLQTDPDLPPVSLHVDSFKQALLNLIRNAQLAMPEGGELILRTRCNPENGVVIDVIDTGCGIPAEALPRVFDPFYSTRPRGSGLGLPMTRRIIEAHGGTIDLDSEPGKGTRFLIRLPASDPGGSV from the coding sequence ATGGCACGATCCCCCGCCGCTCCTGCCTCCCCCGCGACGGATCACTCCCTCGCCGACACCCACGGTCGCGATCCCGAACCGGCCCCCCCCCTGCCCCCCGAACTGGCTCGTCGGCTCCGTGACCAGTACGCCGAGATCGCCCAGTTTGCCGGCGGCCTGGCACACGAGATTCGCAACCCGCTCTCCACCATGCGGCTGACCCTCGACCTCCTGGCCGAGGACTTTCGGGACCCCCAGACCGACCGCGAACGCCGAGCCTTGCAAAAGATCGAGCGGGTCCGCAAGGAATCTCACCGCCTGGAAAACCTGCTCGAAGACTTCCTCCGCGTCGTCCGCCTCAGCGATCTCGACCTCGTCCCCGGCGACCTCAACGCGGTTCTCGAAGACGTCCGCGACTTCTGCGAACCCCAGTCACTGGCTCAGGGCATTGTCACCCGGTTGCAAACCGATCCCGACTTGCCCCCCGTCTCCTTGCATGTCGATTCGTTCAAGCAGGCACTCTTAAACCTGATTCGCAATGCTCAGCTTGCCATGCCCGAAGGTGGTGAATTGATTCTCCGGACCCGATGTAATCCCGAGAACGGTGTTGTGATCGACGTCATCGACACCGGATGCGGCATCCCCGCCGAGGCCCTCCCTCGCGTCTTTGACCCCTTCTACTCGACCCGTCCTCGCGGCTCGGGCCTCGGGCTCCCCATGACCCGTCGCATCATCGAAGCTCACGGCGGCACCATCGATCTCGACTCCGAGCCCGGCAAGGGAACACGATTCCTCATCCGATTACCTGCCTCCGATCCGGGAGGCTCTGTCTGA
- a CDS encoding sigma-54-dependent transcriptional regulator encodes MDPQIRVLVVDDDEPHAQAVAESLQRVGYDCTVAVGGREALRLIEEQHFDIIVTDLVMEPVGGLEVLRKAKQELPEAEVVILTGHGTIQTAVRAMQGGAATYLTKPLDIEELRDVVDKASKSQRLARENLELQRQLQERFGFEGVVGNSPQMKAIIDKLRQIAPTTATVLITGESGTGKELVAKAIHNNSPRKSKPFVALNCAALSDSILESELFGHVKGAFTGADRERKGLIEHANGGTLFLDEVGDIPPSTQVRLLRVIENGEIMRMGTNEPIHVNVRLVTATNRDLPEMIKEGKFRTDLYHRIKVISIKLPPLRERREDIPLLLDHFVRENAAHYGKPVPGIHPDLRKVLMSYSWPGNVRQLRNVVESLLVIDTDGELGLDDLTDEELLASAGVTPQSSGVSQLVGQPMESIEAHYIAETLRLTGGNREEASRILGIGERTLYRKLKEYGIN; translated from the coding sequence ATGGACCCTCAAATCCGAGTCCTCGTCGTCGATGATGACGAGCCGCACGCCCAGGCTGTTGCTGAGAGCCTTCAGCGCGTCGGATACGATTGCACCGTCGCCGTCGGCGGTCGCGAGGCCCTTCGCCTCATCGAAGAGCAACACTTCGACATCATCGTCACCGACCTCGTCATGGAGCCGGTCGGCGGCCTCGAAGTCCTTCGCAAGGCCAAGCAGGAACTCCCCGAGGCCGAAGTCGTCATCCTCACCGGCCACGGCACGATCCAGACTGCCGTCCGAGCCATGCAGGGCGGTGCGGCGACCTATCTGACCAAGCCGCTTGACATCGAAGAACTCCGTGATGTCGTCGACAAGGCCAGCAAATCGCAACGCCTCGCCCGCGAGAATCTCGAACTTCAGCGCCAGCTTCAGGAACGTTTTGGCTTTGAAGGCGTGGTCGGCAACAGTCCTCAGATGAAGGCAATCATCGACAAGCTCCGCCAGATCGCCCCCACCACCGCCACCGTTCTGATCACCGGCGAGAGCGGCACCGGCAAGGAACTGGTCGCCAAGGCCATTCACAACAACAGCCCCCGCAAGAGCAAGCCCTTCGTCGCCCTCAACTGCGCGGCCCTGAGCGATTCAATCCTCGAATCCGAACTTTTTGGCCACGTCAAAGGAGCGTTCACCGGCGCCGACCGCGAACGCAAAGGCCTGATCGAACACGCCAACGGCGGCACCCTGTTCCTCGATGAGGTGGGCGACATTCCCCCTTCCACCCAGGTCCGCCTGCTCCGAGTGATCGAGAACGGCGAGATCATGCGCATGGGAACCAACGAGCCGATCCACGTCAACGTCCGTCTCGTCACCGCCACCAACCGCGACCTACCCGAGATGATCAAGGAAGGGAAGTTCCGCACCGACCTCTACCACCGGATCAAGGTCATCAGCATCAAGTTGCCCCCCCTTCGCGAACGCCGAGAGGACATCCCGCTCCTGCTCGACCACTTCGTCCGAGAAAACGCCGCCCACTACGGCAAGCCCGTCCCTGGGATTCATCCCGACCTACGCAAGGTCTTGATGTCCTATTCCTGGCCTGGCAATGTCCGCCAGTTGCGCAACGTGGTCGAGAGCCTCCTTGTAATCGACACCGACGGCGAGCTTGGCCTCGACGACTTGACCGATGAAGAGTTGCTCGCCTCGGCCGGCGTCACCCCGCAGTCGTCGGGCGTCTCGCAACTGGTCGGCCAGCCGATGGAATCGATAGAGGCCCACTACATCGCCGAAACCCTTCGCCTGACCGGCGGCAACCGTGAGGAAGCCTCTCGCATCCTCGGCATTGGCGAGCGCACGCTCTATCGCAAGCTCAAAGAATACGGCATCAACTGA